CCAGTCGGGCCCGAAGCACCGCAGCCTCGCGCAGCCAGGCTTCGGCATCGATCGGCCCGGCACCGACGCCGCGCTCCAGGCATACGATGATCTCGCCGTTCAGGCTGCGGCGGTGGGCTTCCGCCTGGCGCTTCAGTCGGCTGTAGAGCTCGGGCGGCATGCCCTTGATCGTCAGGGTCGGCATCGTGGGTTCCTTTCCGGTACCATTATGGAACCTGGCGCCCTACTTCGTTCTGCGCAAGGGCGGCACGCCCCTAACGACTTGCTGCTCAGCCGCGTCCTGCTCGCCCGACTGGACGAGCGGGGACTACATCATAGGGGTTGATGCGGAACCACCGTGGCACTGTTACCCATCATCCCGGTTGCTCATGGCGATTGTCCAAGATCAGTGTCTTCGCCTGGAGCCCAGCAGCTGGGGAACTTGGAGCGCATGGCAGCCACCAACCGACCATGAGCTCCCGACCGCAGCGCTAGTGCGTCAAGGTATGCGGCTACGTCTTGCTGCCACGTCCTGCGCGCTTGAAAGTCGCAGATGACCTCGCTAATCGTCTGAAGCCGGAATGCCGTCTCCTCAGCGCGAATGATCTGGCCCATCTGCAGGGCTGTGTTTGCCAACGTCACAAGGGCGCCTGAGCGATTCAAGGCCTCCGAAAACTCGACGCTTTGCCTAGGTTGAGTGAACAGCCCTGTTCCGGGATCATAATCGACGTAGAAACCAATCGTCTTCTCGCTGGAAATGCGAGACCGTGTGGGATAGCCGTCCAGAACTTTCCCGGCCGGAGTAGTG
The DNA window shown above is from Gemmatimonadales bacterium and carries:
- a CDS encoding Arc family DNA-binding protein, encoding MPTLTIKGMPPELYSRLKRQAEAHRRSLNGEIIVCLERGVGAGPIDAEAWLREAAVLRARL
- a CDS encoding AbiV family abortive infection protein → MAKTRKSIALSPEACFQGYWCCVDNAINLLKVSQKALDSPAVALALCQIGQEEVGKSYMLLSAVAGRKTAQHWELFWRRWTHHDSKAYGAFFFEWFNPLHVEVTTPAGKVLDGYPTRSRISSEKTIGFYVDYDPGTGLFTQPRQSVEFSEALNRSGALVTLANTALQMGQIIRAEETAFRLQTISEVICDFQARRTWQQDVAAYLDALALRSGAHGRLVAAMRSKFPSCWAPGEDTDLGQSP